A window from Vigna angularis cultivar LongXiaoDou No.4 chromosome 7, ASM1680809v1, whole genome shotgun sequence encodes these proteins:
- the LOC108336442 gene encoding RNA pseudouridine synthase 3, mitochondrial isoform X2, producing MKPYYKAALKLSIKVQMEGLVAADSYTRKDTLMKSMRKIRPNEVMEHGARVHVPVSIAETRISKRYDAIPCGTLYPNADEIKYLQRLVIYKDSAIIVLNKPPKLPVKGSLPVHNSMDALAAAALSYDYDEGPKLVHRLDRETSGILLLGRTKDSASHLQWLFTNINNAKSSCKAWNDACEATYQRYWALVIGTPKEKEGVIHAPLSKVLLNDGKTERIILAHHSSVEPRQEAVTEYRVLGPKINGCSWVELRPLTYRKHQLRVHCAEALGTPIVGDYKYGWFVHSRWKQMPRIDIEPTTGKPYKLRRPEGLDVQKGSVLSKVPLLHLHCRELVLPNIAKFLQVLNNSSEELQSSLSQQPDVLRFVATMPSHMRISWNLMSSYLV from the exons ATGAAACCCTATTATAAAGCCGCTCTGAAGCTTTCAATTAAG GTGCAAATGGAGGGCCTAGTTGCTGCTGACTCTTACACTCGGAAAGATACTCTGATGAAATCCATGCGAAAG ATTAGACCTAATGAAGTGATGGAACATGGTGCCAGAGTTCACGTTCCTGTATCAATTGCTGAGACTAGGATTTCCAAAAGATATGATGCTATTCCTTGTGGAACACTATATCCAAATGCTGACGAAATTAAGTATCTGCAAAGGCTTGTGATTTACAAG GACTCAGCTATTATTGTGCTTAATAAACCTCCAAAGTTGCCGGTTAAG GGGAGTTTACCAGTTCACAATAGCATGGACGCATTGGCAGCTGCTGCACTGTCCTATGATTATGATGAGGGCCCTAAACTA GTTCACCGTCTTGACAGAGAGACCAGTGGCATCCTTTTACTGGGGAGAACTAAAGATAGTGCATCTCATCTCCAATGGTTGTTCACTAACATTAACAATGCCAAATCTTCTTGTAAG GCTTGGAATGATGCATGTGAAGCTACGTATCAGAGGTATTGGGCATTGGTCATAGGGACTCCCAAAGAGAAGGAAGGCGTAATTCATGCTCCTCTTTCTAAG GTGCTTCTAAATGATGGGAAGACTGAGAGGATAATACTAGCTCACCATTCAAGTGTAGAACCACGCCAAGAGGCTGTAACTGAGTATCGGGTGCTTGGTCCAAAGATAAATGGATGCTCGTGGGTGGAGCTACGTCCTCTTACTTACAGGAAACATCAG TTGCGCGTCCATTGCGCTGAAGCACTTGGCACACCAATAGTGGGTGACTACAAGTATGGCTGGTTTGTGCACAGCCGATGGAAACAAATGCCGCGAATCGATATCGAGCCAACAACTGGAAAACCATACAAGTTGCGTAGGCCAGAAGGCCTTGATGTTCAGAAGGGAAGTGTTTTATCGAAGGTTCCTCTATTGCATCTTCACTGCAGAGAACTTGTGCTCCCCAACATCGCTAAGTTTCTACAAGTTTTGAACAATAGTTCAGAAGAACTACAGAGTTCACTCAGCCAGCAGCCTGATGTTCTTCGATTTGTGGCAACAATGCCATCCCACATGAGAATTAGTTGGAATCTTATGTCATCATATTTAGTCTGA
- the LOC108336442 gene encoding RNA pseudouridine synthase 3, mitochondrial isoform X1 yields MKPYYKAALKLSIKMLNHVSNNSNSCTLLLFVVRHYSRIQPPRPVSVKPVIRVSNNIARLDAPKKGPKPRQLLSLPPFPGHPLPAKSSNSGPGQRDYVTAVNWIKYYFKGIWGSVIESHFREGLVQMEGLVAADSYTRKDTLMKSMRKIRPNEVMEHGARVHVPVSIAETRISKRYDAIPCGTLYPNADEIKYLQRLVIYKDSAIIVLNKPPKLPVKGSLPVHNSMDALAAAALSYDYDEGPKLVHRLDRETSGILLLGRTKDSASHLQWLFTNINNAKSSCKAWNDACEATYQRYWALVIGTPKEKEGVIHAPLSKVLLNDGKTERIILAHHSSVEPRQEAVTEYRVLGPKINGCSWVELRPLTYRKHQLRVHCAEALGTPIVGDYKYGWFVHSRWKQMPRIDIEPTTGKPYKLRRPEGLDVQKGSVLSKVPLLHLHCRELVLPNIAKFLQVLNNSSEELQSSLSQQPDVLRFVATMPSHMRISWNLMSSYLV; encoded by the exons ATGAAACCCTATTATAAAGCCGCTCTGAAGCTTTCAATTAAG ATGTTGAATCATGTGAGTAATAATAGTAATAGCTGCACATTGCTGTTGTTCGTAGTGAGGCACTACTCTAGAATTCAACCCCCAAGGCCTGTTTCTGTTAAACCAGTAATCAGAGTATCTAACAATATTGCTCGCCTGGATGCTCCTAAAAAAGGTCCAAAACCCAGACAGCTGTTATCATTGCCTCCTTTTCCTGGCCACCCCTTGCCTGCCAAGAGCTCAAATAGTGGTCCTGGACAGCGTGATTATGTTACTGCTGTCAATTGGATTAAGTATTACTTCAAGGGTATATGGGGTTCTGTCATTGAATCCCATTTCAGAGAGGGTCTT GTGCAAATGGAGGGCCTAGTTGCTGCTGACTCTTACACTCGGAAAGATACTCTGATGAAATCCATGCGAAAG ATTAGACCTAATGAAGTGATGGAACATGGTGCCAGAGTTCACGTTCCTGTATCAATTGCTGAGACTAGGATTTCCAAAAGATATGATGCTATTCCTTGTGGAACACTATATCCAAATGCTGACGAAATTAAGTATCTGCAAAGGCTTGTGATTTACAAG GACTCAGCTATTATTGTGCTTAATAAACCTCCAAAGTTGCCGGTTAAG GGGAGTTTACCAGTTCACAATAGCATGGACGCATTGGCAGCTGCTGCACTGTCCTATGATTATGATGAGGGCCCTAAACTA GTTCACCGTCTTGACAGAGAGACCAGTGGCATCCTTTTACTGGGGAGAACTAAAGATAGTGCATCTCATCTCCAATGGTTGTTCACTAACATTAACAATGCCAAATCTTCTTGTAAG GCTTGGAATGATGCATGTGAAGCTACGTATCAGAGGTATTGGGCATTGGTCATAGGGACTCCCAAAGAGAAGGAAGGCGTAATTCATGCTCCTCTTTCTAAG GTGCTTCTAAATGATGGGAAGACTGAGAGGATAATACTAGCTCACCATTCAAGTGTAGAACCACGCCAAGAGGCTGTAACTGAGTATCGGGTGCTTGGTCCAAAGATAAATGGATGCTCGTGGGTGGAGCTACGTCCTCTTACTTACAGGAAACATCAG TTGCGCGTCCATTGCGCTGAAGCACTTGGCACACCAATAGTGGGTGACTACAAGTATGGCTGGTTTGTGCACAGCCGATGGAAACAAATGCCGCGAATCGATATCGAGCCAACAACTGGAAAACCATACAAGTTGCGTAGGCCAGAAGGCCTTGATGTTCAGAAGGGAAGTGTTTTATCGAAGGTTCCTCTATTGCATCTTCACTGCAGAGAACTTGTGCTCCCCAACATCGCTAAGTTTCTACAAGTTTTGAACAATAGTTCAGAAGAACTACAGAGTTCACTCAGCCAGCAGCCTGATGTTCTTCGATTTGTGGCAACAATGCCATCCCACATGAGAATTAGTTGGAATCTTATGTCATCATATTTAGTCTGA
- the LOC108338554 gene encoding endo-1,4-beta-xylanase 1 isoform X1, whose product MKRFSACCFTSRISKFHSQRKHNQSQSQIMAGNMSDSSGSKGANILLNHDFSRGLNSWHLNSCTGYVISAESGAQGGISMELGANYVVITDRKECWQGLEQDITDRISTGYTYTVLACVGVSSVSQGSSDVLATLKLEYHDSATSYLFIGRTSVNKDSWEKLEGKFSLSTMPDRVVFYLEGPAPGVDLLIRSVEINCSTSNNNKTTGPACVSAGDENIIINPQFDDGLNNWSGRGCKIVLHDSMNDGKIVPKSGKFFASATERTQNWNGIQQDITGRVQRKLAYEVTALVRIFGNNVSTADVRATLWVQAPDLKEQYIGIANLQATDKDWVTLQGKFLLNGSPSKVVLYLEGPPPGTDILLNNLVLKHAAKTPPSTPPDVKNVTFGVNIIQNSNLADGTNGWFPLGNCTLSVKSGSPHIIPPMARDSLGPHELLNGRYILVTNRTQTWMGPAQIITDKVKLFLTYQVSAWVRIGSGSSGPQNVNVALGVDNQWVNGGQTEVSDDTWHEIGGSFRIEKQPSKVMVYVQGPASGVDLMVAGLQIFPVDRHARFRYLKIQTDKIRKREVVLKFSGLDSGSYANTSVQVRQTQNDFPIGTCISRSNIDNEDFVDFMVKHFNWAVFGNELKWYWTEPQQGNFNYKDADDLISLCQKHNIQTRGHCIFWDVDGVVQQWIKSLNNNDLMTAVQNRLNGLLTRYKGKFSHYDVNNEMLHGSFFQDRLGKDIRANMFKTANQLDPSATLFVNDYHVEDGCDTRSCPDKYIHHILDLQEQGAPVGGIGIQGHIDSPIGPIVSSSLDKLGILGLPIWFTELDVSSINEYVRADDLEVMLREAMAHPAVEGIMLWGFWELFMSRDNAHLVNAEGDINEAGKRFLALKQEWLSHSRGHVDEQGQYNLRGFHGTYNVQVVTPSKKISKTFVLDKGDTPLVVSIDL is encoded by the exons ATGAAGAGGTTCTCTGCGTGCTGCTTCACAAGCAGAATCTCTAAGTTTCACTCTCAAAGGAAGCATAACCAATCTCAATCTCAG ATCATGGCAGGAAACATGTCTGATTCAAGTGGGAGCAAGGGTGCAAATATTTTACTTAATCATGACTTTTCTAGAGGGCTGAACTCTTGGCATCTCAATTCCTGCACTGGCTATGTAATTTCAGCTGAATCAGGTGCTCAAGGAGGAATATCGATGGAGTTGGGTGCTAATTATGTTGTTATTACTGACAGAAAGGAATGCTGGCAAGGCCTTGAGCAAGACATCACAGACAGAATTTCCACTGGTTACACTTACACAGTTTTGGCTTGTGTGGGAGTATCCAGTGTTTCTCAGGGATCTAGTGATGTTCTAGCTACTCTGAAACTAGAATATCACGATTCAGCTACTAGTTACTTGTTCATTGGAAG AACTTCTGTTAATAAGGATAGCTGGGAGAAGTTGGAAGGGAAATTCTCATTATCAACTATGCCTGATCGGGTTGTATTTTACTTGGAAGGACCTGCTCCAGGAGTTGATCTTCTCATACGATCAGTAGAAATAAATTGTTCCACTTCGAATAATAAT AAGACCACTGGCCCAGCATGTGTTTCAGCGGGAGATGAGAACATCATCATCAACCCGCAATTTGATGATGGTCTGAATAACTGGTCTGGAAGAGGCTGCAAGATTGTGTTGCATGATTCCATGAATGATGGGAAAATTGTTCCAAAATCTGGGAAATTCTTTGCATCTGCGACAGAACGGACACAGAACTGGAATGGAATTCAGCAAGATATCACTGGACGCGTGCAGCGCAAACTGGCCTATGAGGTCACTGCTTTAGTTAGAATTTTTGGAAACAATGTCTCTACTGCTGATGTACGGGCTACTTTGTGGGTCCAAGCACCAGATCTTAAAGAACAGTATATAGGCATTGCAAA TTTGCAGGCAACAGATAAGGATTGGGTTACTCTGCAGGGAAAATTCCTTCTAAATggttctccatcaaaagtggtcCTTTACTTAGAGGGCCCCCCTCCAGGAACTGACATTCTTCTCAATAATTTGGTCTTAAAGCACGCAGCTAAAACACCTCCTTCAACCCCACCAGATGTAAAG AATGTTACTTTTGGGGttaatataattcaaaacagCAATCTAGCTGATGGCACCAATGGATGGTTTCCCCTTGGCAATTGCACTTTAAGTGTTAAAAGTGGTTCACCACATATAATTCCACCAATGGCAAGAGATTCTCTTGGTCCTCATGAACTCTTAAATGGGCGGTATATCCTAGTAACTAATCGAACACAAACATGGATGGGTCCAGCCCAGATCATCACTGATAAAGTGAAACTCTTTTTGACTTATCAAGTGTCTGCTTGGGTCCGGATTGGCTCAGGATCATCAGGGCCACAGAATGTGAATGTTGCTCTTGGTGTTGACAACCAGTGGGTCAATGGAGGACAAACTGAGGTTTCTGATGACACGTGGCATGAAATAGGAGGGTCCTTCAGAATTGAAAAACAGCCATCAAAGGTTATGGTTTATGTCCAAGGTCCTGCTTCTGGTGTAGACTTAATGGTGGCTGGACTTCAAATTTTTCCTGTGGATAGACATGCAAGATTTAGATATTTAAAGATCCAAACAGATAAG ATACGTAAACGTGAGGTTGTACTGAAATTCTCTGGGCTGGACTCTGGCAGCTACGCTAACACCTCAGTGCAAGTTAGACAAACACAGAATGATTTCCCAATTGGAACATGCATCAGTAGATCAAACATTGACAATGAAGACTTTGTTGACTTCATGGTGAAGCATTTTAACTGGGCTGTGTTTGGAAACGAGTTAAAGTGGTATTGGACAGAGCCACAACAAGGGAACTTCAATTACAAGGATGCTGATGATCTGATAAGCCTGTGTCAGAAGCACAATATTCAAACTCGTGGTCATTGTATCTTCTGGGATGTGGATGGAGTGGTTCAGCAGTGGATCAAATCACTGAACAACAACGATTTGATGACGGCTGTCCAGAACCGCCTAAACGGGCTTCTGACTCGTTACAAGGGCAAGTTTAGTCACTATGATGTCAACAATGAAATGCTGCATGGTTCATTCTTTCAAGATAGGCTAGGAAAGGATATAAGGGCTAACATGTTCAAAACTGCAAACCAGCTAGACCCTTCTGCTACACTCTTTGTGAATGATTATCATGTTGAGGATGGATGTGACACCAGATCATGTCCTGATAAGTACATCCATCATATTCTTGATTTGCAAGAGCAAGGTGCCCCAGTTGGAGGAATTGGAATTCAAGGCCACATAGATAGTCCAATAGGGCCTATTGTGAGTTCTTCCCTTGACAAGTTGGGTATTCTTGGTCTGCCTATATGGTTCACTGAGCTTGATGTGTCTTCCATCAATGAATATGTCAGAGCAGATGATCTTGAAGTTATGCTGCGTGAAGCCATGGCTCATCCTGCAGTAGAAGGCATAATGCTGTGGGGTTTTTGGGAGCTGTTTATGAGTAGGGATAATGCACACTTGGTGAATGCAGAAGGTGACATCAATGAGGCAGGGAAAAGGTTTCTAGCTCTAAAACAGGAGTGGCTCTCTCACAGCCGTGGCCATGTAGATGAACAAGGCCAATACAACTTAAGAGGCTTTCATGGAACATACAATGTCCAAGTTGTGACCCCATCAAAGAAAATTTCTAAGACATTTGTTCTTGACAAAGGTGACACGCCACTGGTGGTATCCATTGATTTATAA
- the LOC108338554 gene encoding endo-1,4-beta-xylanase 1 isoform X3 — MAGNMSDSSGSKGANILLNHDFSRGLNSWHLNSCTGYVISAESGAQGGISMELGANYVVITDRKECWQGLEQDITDRISTGYTYTVLACVGVSSVSQGSSDVLATLKLEYHDSATSYLFIGRTSVNKDSWEKLEGKFSLSTMPDRVVFYLEGPAPGVDLLIRSVEINCSTSNNNKTTGPACVSAGDENIIINPQFDDGLNNWSGRGCKIVLHDSMNDGKIVPKSGKFFASATERTQNWNGIQQDITGRVQRKLAYEVTALVRIFGNNVSTADVRATLWVQAPDLKEQYIGIANLQATDKDWVTLQGKFLLNGSPSKVVLYLEGPPPGTDILLNNLVLKHAAKTPPSTPPDVKNVTFGVNIIQNSNLADGTNGWFPLGNCTLSVKSGSPHIIPPMARDSLGPHELLNGRYILVTNRTQTWMGPAQIITDKVKLFLTYQVSAWVRIGSGSSGPQNVNVALGVDNQWVNGGQTEVSDDTWHEIGGSFRIEKQPSKVMVYVQGPASGVDLMVAGLQIFPVDRHARFRYLKIQTDKIRKREVVLKFSGLDSGSYANTSVQVRQTQNDFPIGTCISRSNIDNEDFVDFMVKHFNWAVFGNELKWYWTEPQQGNFNYKDADDLISLCQKHNIQTRGHCIFWDVDGVVQQWIKSLNNNDLMTAVQNRLNGLLTRYKGKFSHYDVNNEMLHGSFFQDRLGKDIRANMFKTANQLDPSATLFVNDYHVEDGCDTRSCPDKYIHHILDLQEQGAPVGGIGIQGHIDSPIGPIVSSSLDKLGILGLPIWFTELDVSSINEYVRADDLEVMLREAMAHPAVEGIMLWGFWELFMSRDNAHLVNAEGDINEAGKRFLALKQEWLSHSRGHVDEQGQYNLRGFHGTYNVQVVTPSKKISKTFVLDKGDTPLVVSIDL, encoded by the exons ATGGCAGGAAACATGTCTGATTCAAGTGGGAGCAAGGGTGCAAATATTTTACTTAATCATGACTTTTCTAGAGGGCTGAACTCTTGGCATCTCAATTCCTGCACTGGCTATGTAATTTCAGCTGAATCAGGTGCTCAAGGAGGAATATCGATGGAGTTGGGTGCTAATTATGTTGTTATTACTGACAGAAAGGAATGCTGGCAAGGCCTTGAGCAAGACATCACAGACAGAATTTCCACTGGTTACACTTACACAGTTTTGGCTTGTGTGGGAGTATCCAGTGTTTCTCAGGGATCTAGTGATGTTCTAGCTACTCTGAAACTAGAATATCACGATTCAGCTACTAGTTACTTGTTCATTGGAAG AACTTCTGTTAATAAGGATAGCTGGGAGAAGTTGGAAGGGAAATTCTCATTATCAACTATGCCTGATCGGGTTGTATTTTACTTGGAAGGACCTGCTCCAGGAGTTGATCTTCTCATACGATCAGTAGAAATAAATTGTTCCACTTCGAATAATAAT AAGACCACTGGCCCAGCATGTGTTTCAGCGGGAGATGAGAACATCATCATCAACCCGCAATTTGATGATGGTCTGAATAACTGGTCTGGAAGAGGCTGCAAGATTGTGTTGCATGATTCCATGAATGATGGGAAAATTGTTCCAAAATCTGGGAAATTCTTTGCATCTGCGACAGAACGGACACAGAACTGGAATGGAATTCAGCAAGATATCACTGGACGCGTGCAGCGCAAACTGGCCTATGAGGTCACTGCTTTAGTTAGAATTTTTGGAAACAATGTCTCTACTGCTGATGTACGGGCTACTTTGTGGGTCCAAGCACCAGATCTTAAAGAACAGTATATAGGCATTGCAAA TTTGCAGGCAACAGATAAGGATTGGGTTACTCTGCAGGGAAAATTCCTTCTAAATggttctccatcaaaagtggtcCTTTACTTAGAGGGCCCCCCTCCAGGAACTGACATTCTTCTCAATAATTTGGTCTTAAAGCACGCAGCTAAAACACCTCCTTCAACCCCACCAGATGTAAAG AATGTTACTTTTGGGGttaatataattcaaaacagCAATCTAGCTGATGGCACCAATGGATGGTTTCCCCTTGGCAATTGCACTTTAAGTGTTAAAAGTGGTTCACCACATATAATTCCACCAATGGCAAGAGATTCTCTTGGTCCTCATGAACTCTTAAATGGGCGGTATATCCTAGTAACTAATCGAACACAAACATGGATGGGTCCAGCCCAGATCATCACTGATAAAGTGAAACTCTTTTTGACTTATCAAGTGTCTGCTTGGGTCCGGATTGGCTCAGGATCATCAGGGCCACAGAATGTGAATGTTGCTCTTGGTGTTGACAACCAGTGGGTCAATGGAGGACAAACTGAGGTTTCTGATGACACGTGGCATGAAATAGGAGGGTCCTTCAGAATTGAAAAACAGCCATCAAAGGTTATGGTTTATGTCCAAGGTCCTGCTTCTGGTGTAGACTTAATGGTGGCTGGACTTCAAATTTTTCCTGTGGATAGACATGCAAGATTTAGATATTTAAAGATCCAAACAGATAAG ATACGTAAACGTGAGGTTGTACTGAAATTCTCTGGGCTGGACTCTGGCAGCTACGCTAACACCTCAGTGCAAGTTAGACAAACACAGAATGATTTCCCAATTGGAACATGCATCAGTAGATCAAACATTGACAATGAAGACTTTGTTGACTTCATGGTGAAGCATTTTAACTGGGCTGTGTTTGGAAACGAGTTAAAGTGGTATTGGACAGAGCCACAACAAGGGAACTTCAATTACAAGGATGCTGATGATCTGATAAGCCTGTGTCAGAAGCACAATATTCAAACTCGTGGTCATTGTATCTTCTGGGATGTGGATGGAGTGGTTCAGCAGTGGATCAAATCACTGAACAACAACGATTTGATGACGGCTGTCCAGAACCGCCTAAACGGGCTTCTGACTCGTTACAAGGGCAAGTTTAGTCACTATGATGTCAACAATGAAATGCTGCATGGTTCATTCTTTCAAGATAGGCTAGGAAAGGATATAAGGGCTAACATGTTCAAAACTGCAAACCAGCTAGACCCTTCTGCTACACTCTTTGTGAATGATTATCATGTTGAGGATGGATGTGACACCAGATCATGTCCTGATAAGTACATCCATCATATTCTTGATTTGCAAGAGCAAGGTGCCCCAGTTGGAGGAATTGGAATTCAAGGCCACATAGATAGTCCAATAGGGCCTATTGTGAGTTCTTCCCTTGACAAGTTGGGTATTCTTGGTCTGCCTATATGGTTCACTGAGCTTGATGTGTCTTCCATCAATGAATATGTCAGAGCAGATGATCTTGAAGTTATGCTGCGTGAAGCCATGGCTCATCCTGCAGTAGAAGGCATAATGCTGTGGGGTTTTTGGGAGCTGTTTATGAGTAGGGATAATGCACACTTGGTGAATGCAGAAGGTGACATCAATGAGGCAGGGAAAAGGTTTCTAGCTCTAAAACAGGAGTGGCTCTCTCACAGCCGTGGCCATGTAGATGAACAAGGCCAATACAACTTAAGAGGCTTTCATGGAACATACAATGTCCAAGTTGTGACCCCATCAAAGAAAATTTCTAAGACATTTGTTCTTGACAAAGGTGACACGCCACTGGTGGTATCCATTGATTTATAA
- the LOC108338554 gene encoding endo-1,4-beta-xylanase 1 isoform X2, producing the protein MKRFSACCFTSRISKFHSQRKHNQSQSQIMAGNMSDSSGSKGANILLNHDFSRGLNSWHLNSCTGYVISAESGAQGGISMELGANYVVITDRKECWQGLEQDITDRISTGYTYTVLACVGVSSVSQGSSDVLATLKLEYHDSATSYLFIGRTSVNKDSWEKLEGKFSLSTMPDRVVFYLEGPAPGVDLLIRSVEINCSTSNNNTTGPACVSAGDENIIINPQFDDGLNNWSGRGCKIVLHDSMNDGKIVPKSGKFFASATERTQNWNGIQQDITGRVQRKLAYEVTALVRIFGNNVSTADVRATLWVQAPDLKEQYIGIANLQATDKDWVTLQGKFLLNGSPSKVVLYLEGPPPGTDILLNNLVLKHAAKTPPSTPPDVKNVTFGVNIIQNSNLADGTNGWFPLGNCTLSVKSGSPHIIPPMARDSLGPHELLNGRYILVTNRTQTWMGPAQIITDKVKLFLTYQVSAWVRIGSGSSGPQNVNVALGVDNQWVNGGQTEVSDDTWHEIGGSFRIEKQPSKVMVYVQGPASGVDLMVAGLQIFPVDRHARFRYLKIQTDKIRKREVVLKFSGLDSGSYANTSVQVRQTQNDFPIGTCISRSNIDNEDFVDFMVKHFNWAVFGNELKWYWTEPQQGNFNYKDADDLISLCQKHNIQTRGHCIFWDVDGVVQQWIKSLNNNDLMTAVQNRLNGLLTRYKGKFSHYDVNNEMLHGSFFQDRLGKDIRANMFKTANQLDPSATLFVNDYHVEDGCDTRSCPDKYIHHILDLQEQGAPVGGIGIQGHIDSPIGPIVSSSLDKLGILGLPIWFTELDVSSINEYVRADDLEVMLREAMAHPAVEGIMLWGFWELFMSRDNAHLVNAEGDINEAGKRFLALKQEWLSHSRGHVDEQGQYNLRGFHGTYNVQVVTPSKKISKTFVLDKGDTPLVVSIDL; encoded by the exons ATGAAGAGGTTCTCTGCGTGCTGCTTCACAAGCAGAATCTCTAAGTTTCACTCTCAAAGGAAGCATAACCAATCTCAATCTCAG ATCATGGCAGGAAACATGTCTGATTCAAGTGGGAGCAAGGGTGCAAATATTTTACTTAATCATGACTTTTCTAGAGGGCTGAACTCTTGGCATCTCAATTCCTGCACTGGCTATGTAATTTCAGCTGAATCAGGTGCTCAAGGAGGAATATCGATGGAGTTGGGTGCTAATTATGTTGTTATTACTGACAGAAAGGAATGCTGGCAAGGCCTTGAGCAAGACATCACAGACAGAATTTCCACTGGTTACACTTACACAGTTTTGGCTTGTGTGGGAGTATCCAGTGTTTCTCAGGGATCTAGTGATGTTCTAGCTACTCTGAAACTAGAATATCACGATTCAGCTACTAGTTACTTGTTCATTGGAAG AACTTCTGTTAATAAGGATAGCTGGGAGAAGTTGGAAGGGAAATTCTCATTATCAACTATGCCTGATCGGGTTGTATTTTACTTGGAAGGACCTGCTCCAGGAGTTGATCTTCTCATACGATCAGTAGAAATAAATTGTTCCACTTCGAATAATAAT ACCACTGGCCCAGCATGTGTTTCAGCGGGAGATGAGAACATCATCATCAACCCGCAATTTGATGATGGTCTGAATAACTGGTCTGGAAGAGGCTGCAAGATTGTGTTGCATGATTCCATGAATGATGGGAAAATTGTTCCAAAATCTGGGAAATTCTTTGCATCTGCGACAGAACGGACACAGAACTGGAATGGAATTCAGCAAGATATCACTGGACGCGTGCAGCGCAAACTGGCCTATGAGGTCACTGCTTTAGTTAGAATTTTTGGAAACAATGTCTCTACTGCTGATGTACGGGCTACTTTGTGGGTCCAAGCACCAGATCTTAAAGAACAGTATATAGGCATTGCAAA TTTGCAGGCAACAGATAAGGATTGGGTTACTCTGCAGGGAAAATTCCTTCTAAATggttctccatcaaaagtggtcCTTTACTTAGAGGGCCCCCCTCCAGGAACTGACATTCTTCTCAATAATTTGGTCTTAAAGCACGCAGCTAAAACACCTCCTTCAACCCCACCAGATGTAAAG AATGTTACTTTTGGGGttaatataattcaaaacagCAATCTAGCTGATGGCACCAATGGATGGTTTCCCCTTGGCAATTGCACTTTAAGTGTTAAAAGTGGTTCACCACATATAATTCCACCAATGGCAAGAGATTCTCTTGGTCCTCATGAACTCTTAAATGGGCGGTATATCCTAGTAACTAATCGAACACAAACATGGATGGGTCCAGCCCAGATCATCACTGATAAAGTGAAACTCTTTTTGACTTATCAAGTGTCTGCTTGGGTCCGGATTGGCTCAGGATCATCAGGGCCACAGAATGTGAATGTTGCTCTTGGTGTTGACAACCAGTGGGTCAATGGAGGACAAACTGAGGTTTCTGATGACACGTGGCATGAAATAGGAGGGTCCTTCAGAATTGAAAAACAGCCATCAAAGGTTATGGTTTATGTCCAAGGTCCTGCTTCTGGTGTAGACTTAATGGTGGCTGGACTTCAAATTTTTCCTGTGGATAGACATGCAAGATTTAGATATTTAAAGATCCAAACAGATAAG ATACGTAAACGTGAGGTTGTACTGAAATTCTCTGGGCTGGACTCTGGCAGCTACGCTAACACCTCAGTGCAAGTTAGACAAACACAGAATGATTTCCCAATTGGAACATGCATCAGTAGATCAAACATTGACAATGAAGACTTTGTTGACTTCATGGTGAAGCATTTTAACTGGGCTGTGTTTGGAAACGAGTTAAAGTGGTATTGGACAGAGCCACAACAAGGGAACTTCAATTACAAGGATGCTGATGATCTGATAAGCCTGTGTCAGAAGCACAATATTCAAACTCGTGGTCATTGTATCTTCTGGGATGTGGATGGAGTGGTTCAGCAGTGGATCAAATCACTGAACAACAACGATTTGATGACGGCTGTCCAGAACCGCCTAAACGGGCTTCTGACTCGTTACAAGGGCAAGTTTAGTCACTATGATGTCAACAATGAAATGCTGCATGGTTCATTCTTTCAAGATAGGCTAGGAAAGGATATAAGGGCTAACATGTTCAAAACTGCAAACCAGCTAGACCCTTCTGCTACACTCTTTGTGAATGATTATCATGTTGAGGATGGATGTGACACCAGATCATGTCCTGATAAGTACATCCATCATATTCTTGATTTGCAAGAGCAAGGTGCCCCAGTTGGAGGAATTGGAATTCAAGGCCACATAGATAGTCCAATAGGGCCTATTGTGAGTTCTTCCCTTGACAAGTTGGGTATTCTTGGTCTGCCTATATGGTTCACTGAGCTTGATGTGTCTTCCATCAATGAATATGTCAGAGCAGATGATCTTGAAGTTATGCTGCGTGAAGCCATGGCTCATCCTGCAGTAGAAGGCATAATGCTGTGGGGTTTTTGGGAGCTGTTTATGAGTAGGGATAATGCACACTTGGTGAATGCAGAAGGTGACATCAATGAGGCAGGGAAAAGGTTTCTAGCTCTAAAACAGGAGTGGCTCTCTCACAGCCGTGGCCATGTAGATGAACAAGGCCAATACAACTTAAGAGGCTTTCATGGAACATACAATGTCCAAGTTGTGACCCCATCAAAGAAAATTTCTAAGACATTTGTTCTTGACAAAGGTGACACGCCACTGGTGGTATCCATTGATTTATAA